One Clostridium estertheticum DNA segment encodes these proteins:
- a CDS encoding ArsA family ATPase: MKRIIIFTGKGGTGKTSIAAAHALKASLEGLKTLIVSTDMAHNLSDIFMQDIKNEPTEIQENLWGLEIDPNYEMENYYGSIQAAFKKMMVFKDEKQVESFEDIVVFPGMEELFCLLKIKDLHDKGIYDLIIVDSAPTGETISLLKFPELMSWYMEKLFPIGKVAMKVLRPISKIAFKIEMPDKQAMNDIEKLYILLSELQSLLKNREICSIRLVTIPEKMVIEETKRNYMYLNLYNFNVDAIYINRIIPEDIDNSFFDEWKCIQKKYMEEIDSVFLNLPRFKIKWYEVDINGIYGLKRIAKDSLNVIDILKVQKITFSEKFEKVEGGYKLQVYVPFGDKKALEVYETGSDISIKIGNFKRNIPCPSSLRKYSISKANFNEDYLSIYFGEKVD; the protein is encoded by the coding sequence ATGAAAAGAATTATTATTTTTACTGGAAAAGGCGGAACTGGCAAAACAAGTATCGCAGCAGCTCATGCATTGAAAGCTTCATTGGAGGGTTTAAAGACACTAATTGTTAGTACAGATATGGCACATAATTTAAGTGATATTTTTATGCAGGATATAAAAAATGAGCCTACTGAAATTCAGGAAAATTTATGGGGACTTGAGATAGATCCTAATTATGAAATGGAGAATTATTATGGAAGTATTCAAGCTGCTTTTAAAAAAATGATGGTTTTTAAAGATGAAAAGCAAGTAGAAAGTTTTGAGGATATTGTTGTGTTTCCAGGGATGGAAGAACTATTTTGTCTTTTGAAAATTAAAGATTTACATGACAAAGGTATATATGACCTAATAATTGTGGACAGTGCACCAACAGGAGAAACTATATCTCTTCTAAAGTTCCCAGAGCTTATGAGCTGGTACATGGAAAAATTATTTCCTATTGGAAAGGTCGCTATGAAAGTGCTTAGACCTATCTCTAAGATAGCTTTTAAAATAGAAATGCCGGATAAGCAGGCTATGAATGATATTGAAAAACTTTATATACTGCTTTCAGAGCTTCAAAGCTTATTAAAAAACAGAGAGATTTGTAGTATAAGACTTGTTACAATTCCGGAGAAAATGGTTATTGAAGAGACCAAGAGGAACTATATGTATTTAAATCTTTATAATTTCAATGTAGATGCTATATATATTAATAGGATAATACCAGAAGATATAGACAATAGCTTTTTTGATGAGTGGAAGTGTATTCAAAAAAAATACATGGAAGAAATAGATTCGGTATTTTTGAATCTGCCTAGGTTTAAAATTAAATGGTATGAGGTAGATATTAACGGTATTTACGGACTAAAAAGAATAGCTAAAGATTCTCTGAATGTTATAGATATATTAAAGGTTCAAAAAATAACTTTTAGTGAGAAATTTGAAAAGGTAGAAGGGGGTTATAAGCTTCAAGTATATGTGCCCTTTGGAGATAAAAAAGCCTTAGAAGTATATGAAACTGGTTCTGATATATCCATTAAAATAGGTAATTTTAAGAGGAATATTCCTTGCCCAAGTTCACTTAGAAAGTATTCAATAAGTAAAGCCAATTTTAATGAGGATTATTT
- a CDS encoding MarR family transcriptional regulator: protein MDINKIEEIIFNHIEEFKVLFFPEQWSDIFLDFSKNEILALLFLHRKKNANMTEIAEYIIAPLNTTTGVIARLEKKLMVERVRSDEDRRIVLITLTDVAKIVIEKEKAMITKYIIEIYGKLTQEEISSALSIYNKILVVFKEGVNPVKEEETPVKKLRKINIE from the coding sequence ATGGATATAAACAAAATAGAAGAAATCATTTTTAATCATATTGAAGAGTTTAAGGTTTTGTTTTTTCCAGAGCAGTGGAGTGATATATTCTTAGATTTCTCTAAGAATGAAATATTAGCACTATTATTTTTGCATCGAAAAAAGAATGCTAATATGACGGAAATAGCAGAATATATAATAGCACCATTAAATACTACCACAGGAGTTATTGCCAGGTTAGAAAAAAAGCTAATGGTAGAAAGAGTAAGAAGTGACGAGGATAGAAGAATAGTTTTAATAACCCTTACAGATGTTGCGAAGATAGTAATTGAAAAGGAAAAGGCCATGATTACTAAATATATTATTGAAATTTACGGAAAACTTACTCAGGAAGAAATTTCTTCAGCTTTAAGTATTTATAACAAAATACTGGTCGTTTTTAAGGAAGGTGTAAACCCAGTCAAAGAAGAAGAGACGCCTGTTAAAAAACTAAGAAAAATAAATATTGAATAG